A part of Cotesia glomerata isolate CgM1 linkage group LG4, MPM_Cglom_v2.3, whole genome shotgun sequence genomic DNA contains:
- the LOC123262515 gene encoding uncharacterized protein LOC123262515, whose product MFGRSETKHNAKYIRYIGDGDSKTFKGILDINPYNDNPVVEKKKCVGHVQKRMGSRLRKAKKDNKGIGGKGAGKLTDKLINELSLYYGLAIRRNPDSVEDMKRDVWATYFHKISTNENPQHMNCSSSWCKYQKAIEDGTIDEFDHKNPPLNDKVLEVIKPIYESLSADSLLERCLGSETQNNNESLNSLIWTFAPKHIHAGPKTIEIATFFAVSIFNEGFIPILKILDVMGITIGPEANAFAARRDEARIERSELRTSEASKEGRTARLHKRTSENEHFEVEEGFLYGAGIAD is encoded by the coding sequence ATGTTTGGGAGGTCGGAAACCAAGCATAATGCCAAATATATCCGATATATCGGAGATGGTGACTCAAAAACTTTCAAGGGCATTCTTGATATTAACCCCTACAATGATAACCCGGTAGTAGAAAAAAAGAAGTGTGTTGGGCATGTTCAAAAACGCATGGGTTCACGGTTACGTAaagcaaaaaaagataataaaggTATTGGTGGCAAAGGCGCTGGTAAACTCACTGATAAGCTTATCAATGAATTGTCTTTATATTATGGTTTGGCAATTCGTCGAAATCCAGATTCTGTTGAAGACATGAAGAGAGATGTGTGGGCAACCtactttcataaaatttcaactaacgAAAATCCTCAGCACATGAATTGTTCATCTAGTTGGTGCAAGTATCAGAAGGCAATAGAAGACGGCACTATTGACGAATTTGACCACAAAAATCCTCCTCTAAATGACAAAGTTTTAGAAGTAATAAAACCAATTTATGAAAGTTTATCAGCTGATTCTTTATTGGAACGATGTTTGGGTTCTGAAACCCAAAATAATAACGAATCTTTGAATTCGTTAATTTGGACTTTTGCTCCGAAGCACATTCACGCTGGACCGAAGACAATTGAAATTGCCACTTTCTTCGCagttagtatttttaatgaaggttTTATacctatattaaaaatcttagaTGTTATGGGAATCACGATTGGCCCAGAAGCTAATGCTTTTGCAGCGAGACGGGACGAAGCGCGTATCGAGCGCTCGGAACTCCGGACTTCAGAGGCGTCAAAGGAGGGTAGAACTGCACGTCTTCACAAGAGAACATCGGAAAATGAGCATTTTGAAGTAGAGGAAGGATTCTTATATGGAGCAGGAATCGccgattaa